A single window of Zea mays cultivar B73 chromosome 10, Zm-B73-REFERENCE-NAM-5.0, whole genome shotgun sequence DNA harbors:
- the LOC103641468 gene encoding disease resistance protein RGA5 isoform X5, whose translation MDLVTGPLAILPSKLQELLQIQDEYRLQKEVRGRVEMICRELQSMHAALRKVADVPRDQIDLQTKVWRRDVREASYDIEDAIDTFLMRIRDRAPSDPNRFRLAMKKMTKLSRKVKAIHEIGAAIGDIVRKIQELVDRRVRYKLDVAADRSISMVSVDPRLAALYKEATQLIGIDQSMSEIISMLLSDESGQQHIKKISIVGAGGLGKTTLAKETYERLRSEYEFATFVSVGQNPDLVRVFKNILVKLDIYQQVDTINRTDTRALIDEIRQRLSYVRCRYLIVIDDVWDLESWHTLELAFVENNNGSGIIITTRNFAVATIAGRVYKLRPLSYHHSKELFYRSLFGEGVCLDDQIINKASDKFLKKCDGIPLALITMASLFMGKPTQMWSELANNAFGHKGRNSHLEETTMRILSLSYSDLPLNLRTCFVYLSRYPDDYVINKSSLIWKWIAEGFIQEEQGKQLFELGEEFFNELVSRSIIQVVQSKFDNTVQGFRIHSMVLGLIRLLSSEENFVSVLDEEGQISISGKLRRLAIHNRKEEHNLGDNMDLLPWLRSFTAIECPIYMIPPVFIFKLLRVLDLESCGSMEGYDLKQLGNLHNLRFIGLCNTYVRTLPQELGHLKFLQTLELKGSGVEELPSSMGELAGLMCLNADWTTRVPKWIGMLTSLQQLVMYPCGGYSARWFVKGLGHLRELRMLRLLIKADDEKQLAQLLESVLKLPKIEALHLDYYGGVQLNRLVKLEPSDFACSGRLRSLELQLLEFSRLPVWLNAYYLPQIRDLSLLMFDVDKQDLKNLGDFKELRHLHLLIVNTERRDAITCASGGFRNLRFFSITKPFKFQQGDLPRLEILDFHFNVPLQSGANSGLDFDFGLENIPSLQQVIVQINCLDAFPLPEEVETALRHAIGVHPNRPIVDISLPRRKLDKADNDGAEGRSKLAHYSKSLSSAHDKPMDELIKRLYVVDNEAYDKKMKIVPIVRSEGLGKTTLAQKVFDKLSPHFDCAAFVLVGQNPDMRKVFTDILIGLDNQKYQDFPMTILDIIELIGLVRKSLINKR comes from the exons ATGGATCTAGTGACAGGTCCGCTAGCCATTCTCCCGTCCAAGCTGCAGGAGCTACTCCAAATCCAAGATGAGTATAGGCTCCAGAAGGAAGTGAGGGGCAGAGTGGAGATGATCTGCCGGGAGCTGCAAAGTATGCACGCTGCCCTCCGTAAGGTGGCTGATGTGCCGCGGGATCAGATCGACCTCCAGACCAAGGTGTGGAGACGCGATGTCAGAGAGGCATCCTATGACATTGAGGATGCCATCGACACCTTTCTCATGCGCATCAGAGACCGCGCGCCAAGTGACCCAAACAGGTTTCGACTTGCCATGAAGAAGATGACCAAGCTGTCAAGAAAGGTTAAGGCTATCCATGAAATTGGTGCTGCCATCGGAGACATCGTGAGGAAAATCCAGGAGTTGGTGGACCGGCGTGTCAGGTACAAACTTGATGTTGCTGCAGACAGGTCAATCAGCATGGTTAGTGTTGATCCTCGCCTTGCAGCTTTGTACAAAGAAGCGACACAACTCATTGGCATCGACCAATCAATGTCTGAAATAATATCCATGCTGCTCTCGGATGAGTCGGGCCAGCAACACATTAAGAAGATTTCTATTGTCGGAGCTGGAGGACTAGGCAAGACCACCCTTGCTAAAGAAACATATGAAAGGCTTAGAAGTGAATACGAGTTTGCAACTTTTGTTTCAGTTGGCCAAAATCCTGACTTGGTGAGAGTTTTCAAGAACATCCTCGTTAAGCTTGACATATACCAGCAAGTGGACACTATCAACAGAACAGATACGCGAGCGCTCATCGATGAAATCAGACAGCGCCTTAGCTATGTGAGGTGCAG GTATCTCATTGTTATCGATGATGTATGGGATCTGGAGTCTTGGCATACACTAGAATTGGCATTTGTTGAAAATAACAATGGGAGTGGAATAATCATAACTACTCGTAATTTTGCTGTTGCCACAATAGCTGGTCGTGTTTACAAGTTAAGGCCACTTTCGTACCATCACTCCAAAGAATTATTCTACAGATCGTTATTTGGTGAAGGAGTATGCCTTGATGATCAAATAATCAATAAGGCATCAGATAAATTTCTAAAGAAATGTGATGGTATACCGTTAGCTCTCATCACAATGGCTAGTTTGTTCATGGGAAAACCAACACAAATGTGGTCTGAGCTAGCCAATAATGCTTTTGGACATAAAGGTCGTAACAGTCATTTAGAAGAAACGACTATGAGGATATTATCACTTAGCTACTCTGATTTGCCATTGAATTTGAGGACTTGCTTTGTATATTTGAGTAGATATCCAGATGATTATGTTATTAATAAAAGTTCTTTGATATGGAAATGGATAGCTGAAGGTTTTATCCAAGAGGAGCAAGGAAAACAGTTATTTGAGCTCGGGGAAGAATTCTTCAACGAGCTCGTAAGTAGAAGCATTATACAAGTGGTCCAATCAAAATTTGATAACACAGTGCAAGGCTTTCGTATTCATAGTATGGTTCTTGGTCTTATTCGCCTGTTGTCATCCGAAGAAAACTTTGTTTCTGTATTGGACGAAGAAGGGCAAATATCTATATCAGGCAAACTTCGTCGGTTAGCCATCCATAACAGAAAAGAAGAGCACAACCTTGGAGACAATATGGACCTCCTCCCATGGTTGAGGTCGTTTACTGCAATTGAATGTCCTATATACATGATACCTCCGGTTTTCATCTTCAAATTGTTACGTGTTCTGGATTTAGAGAGTTGTGGGTCTATGGAAGGTTATGATCTCAAGCAGCTTGGAAATTTACATAATCTCAGGTTTATCGGTCTATGTAATACATATGTCCGGACGCTCCCACAGGAATTAGGGCATCTAAAGTTTCTGCAGACGCTTGAATTGAAAGGAAGTGGCGTTGAAGAACTACCTTCGAGTATGGGTGAGCTTGCAGGGTTAATGTGCCTCAACGCTGACTGGACAACAAGAGTGCCCAAGTGGATTGGGATGCTTACTTCCCTGCAACAGTTGGTGATGTACCCTTGTGGTGGCTACTCGGCAAGGTGGTTTGTCAAGGGGCTGGGACACCTGAGGGAACTAAGGATGCTCCGTTTGTTGATAAAAGCAGATGACGAGAAGCAGCTTGCACAATTGCTGGAGTCTGTTTTAAAACTGCCCAAGATCGAGGCTTTACATCTTGATTACTATGGCGGCGTACAGTTAAACAGGCTTGTTAAGTTGGAACCTAGTGATTTTGCCTGCAGTGGACGTCTTCGTTCCTTAGAATTGCAGTTGTTGGAATTCTCAAGGCTGCCTGTGTGGCTTAATGCTTACTATCTTCCACAGATCCGTGACTTGTCGCTGTTGATGTTTGATGTGGATAAACAGGATCTGAAAAACCTTGGGGACTTCAAGGAGCTCCGTCATCTCCATCTGCTAATTGTTAACACTGAACGCAGAGATGCTATTACTTGTGCCAGTGGTGGATTCCGGAATTTGAGATTCTTCAGTATCACTAAACCATTCAAGTTTCAACAGGGAGATCTGCCTAGGCTTGAAATCCTTGATTTTCATTTCAATGTGCCACTCCAAAGTGGTGCCAATAGTGGCCTGGATTTTGACTTCGGTTTGGAAAATATCCCTTCGCTTCAGCAAGTCATTGTTCAAATCAACTGTCTAGATGCCTTTCCTCTTCCAGAGGAGGTGGAGACAGCCCTAAGGCACGCAATCGGCGTCCATCCCAACCGTCCCATCGTTGACATCAGTTTGCCTCGACGAAAATTAGACAAG GCAGACAACGACGGGGCCGAAGGGCGTAGTAAGTTGGCTCATTATTCAAAATCATTATCATCGGCACATGATAAGCCAATGGATGAGCTAATAAAGAGGTTATATGTGGTGGACAATGAGGCCTACGATAAAAAGATGAAGATTGTGCCTATTGTTAGATCTGAAGGGCTGGGGAAAACTACTCTTGCCCAAAAAGTATTTGACAAGCTTAGTCCACATTTTGACTGTGCAGCATTTGTTCTGGTAGGCCAAAATCCGGACATGAGGAAAGTTTTCACTGACATTCTCATAGGTCTAGACAACCAAAAGTACCAAGATTTCCCTATGACTATATTGGATATAATTGAGCTGATTGGGTTAGTCCGTAAATCGCTCATAAACAAAAG